In Chloroflexota bacterium, one genomic interval encodes:
- a CDS encoding IS3 family transposase, whose product RTLKEQLLRVRTFETVEELRLALLAFKERYNREWLVERHRYATPEQARRQLLACPVVAA is encoded by the coding sequence TCCGCACCCTCAAGGAGCAACTGCTCCGGGTGCGAACCTTTGAGACCGTGGAGGAGCTGCGCCTCGCGCTCCTTGCCTTCAAGGAGCGGTACAACCGGGAGTGGCTCGTCGAGCGCCATCGCTACGCGACGCCAGAGCAAGCACGCCGTCAGTTGCTCGCTTGCCCTGTGGTTGCCGCATGA
- the sufB gene encoding Fe-S cluster assembly protein SufB, producing MTTTPKEFLNKDYKWGFSTDVEADVAPKGLNEEIVRFISHKKQEPEWMLEWRLRAFRHWLTLKHEEPEWANVRYNHIDYQDMVYYAAPKKPGDGPKSLEEVNPEVLEAFNKLGIPLEEQKRLAGIAVDAVFDSVSVATTYKETLEKHGIIFCSFSEAVQKHPDLVKKYMGSVVPYSDNFFAALNSAVFSDGSFAYIPKGVRCPVELMTYFRINQADTGQFERTLIVAEEGAYVSYLEGCTAPTRKKHQLHAAVVELVALDKAEIKYSTLQNWYPGDVEGNGGVYNFVTKRGKAMANAKISWTQVETGSAITWKYPSVILQGDNAVGEFYSVALVNNRQQADTGTKMIHIGKNTRSTIVSKGISAGRGNQTYRGLVRVMPGAENARNYTQCDSLLIGEKCGAHTVPYIEVRNPTAQVEHEASTSKISDDQLFYVMQRGIAAEDAKFMIINGFCREIFKELPLEFAVEATQLLKVSLEGAVG from the coding sequence ATGACTACCACGCCGAAAGAGTTCCTGAACAAGGACTATAAGTGGGGCTTTTCGACCGATGTCGAAGCTGACGTCGCGCCCAAGGGCCTCAACGAAGAGATTGTCCGCTTCATCTCGCATAAGAAGCAGGAGCCGGAGTGGATGCTTGAGTGGCGGCTCAGGGCCTTCCGCCACTGGCTCACCCTGAAGCATGAAGAGCCGGAGTGGGCGAACGTTCGCTATAACCACATTGACTATCAGGATATGGTCTATTACGCCGCGCCCAAGAAGCCGGGAGACGGCCCCAAGAGCTTGGAAGAGGTCAACCCCGAGGTCCTGGAGGCTTTCAACAAGCTCGGCATACCGCTGGAAGAGCAGAAGCGCCTAGCCGGCATCGCGGTGGACGCCGTCTTCGACAGCGTCTCGGTCGCCACAACGTATAAAGAGACGCTCGAAAAGCACGGCATCATCTTTTGTTCCTTTAGCGAGGCGGTCCAGAAGCACCCCGACCTGGTGAAAAAGTACATGGGCTCAGTGGTGCCCTACTCAGACAACTTCTTCGCCGCGCTCAACTCCGCCGTCTTCAGCGACGGCTCCTTCGCCTACATCCCCAAGGGCGTGCGCTGTCCCGTTGAGCTGATGACTTATTTCCGCATCAACCAGGCCGATACCGGCCAGTTCGAGCGGACCCTCATCGTCGCCGAAGAAGGCGCCTACGTGAGCTACCTGGAGGGCTGCACGGCGCCAACGCGCAAGAAGCACCAGCTTCATGCCGCAGTCGTGGAGCTGGTGGCTTTGGACAAGGCCGAGATCAAATACTCGACGCTCCAGAACTGGTATCCGGGAGATGTGGAAGGCAACGGCGGCGTCTATAACTTTGTCACCAAGCGCGGCAAGGCGATGGCGAACGCCAAGATCTCCTGGACCCAGGTGGAGACGGGGTCCGCCATCACGTGGAAATACCCCAGCGTCATCCTCCAGGGAGACAACGCCGTCGGCGAGTTCTACTCCGTGGCGCTGGTGAACAACCGCCAGCAGGCCGATACCGGCACCAAGATGATCCACATCGGGAAGAACACGCGCAGCACCATCGTCTCCAAGGGCATCTCCGCCGGGCGCGGCAACCAGACCTATCGCGGCCTGGTGCGCGTGATGCCCGGCGCGGAGAACGCCCGCAACTACACCCAGTGCGATTCCCTCCTTATCGGCGAGAAGTGCGGCGCGCACACCGTGCCCTATATCGAGGTGCGCAACCCGACGGCGCAGGTTGAGCACGAAGCATCCACCTCCAAGATCAGCGACGACCAACTCTTCTACGTGATGCAGCGCGGGATCGCCGCCGAGGATGCCAAGTTCATGATCATCAACGGCTTCTGCCGTGAAATCTTCAAGGAATTGCCCCTGGAGTTCGCCGTGGAGGCGACGCAGCTGCTCAAGGTGAGCCTGGAAGGGGCGGTAGGCTAA
- the sufC gene encoding Fe-S cluster assembly ATPase SufC: MLEVRDLRATIAGKEILKGFSLTVRAGEVHAIMGPNGSGKSTFTHIMAGNPAFTVTGGQALYKGKDLLQMSADVRAKEGIFLGFQYPVELPGVKTAQFLRTAINAIRTYKGQPEIEFKAFNQLLKEKSKLVEMHQAMINRSVNEGFSGGEKKRNEVLQMAMLEPLLTLLDEPDSGLDIDSLKIVANGVNQLRKPENAIILVTHYQRLLNYITPDSVHVLIDGRIVKSGGRELALELEAKGYEEFKKAAAPA, encoded by the coding sequence ATCCTGGAAGTCCGGGACCTCCGCGCCACCATCGCCGGGAAGGAGATCCTCAAAGGCTTCTCCCTCACCGTCCGCGCCGGGGAGGTCCACGCCATCATGGGCCCCAACGGCTCCGGAAAAAGCACCTTCACCCACATCATGGCCGGGAACCCGGCCTTCACCGTCACCGGAGGCCAGGCGCTCTACAAGGGCAAGGACCTTCTGCAGATGAGCGCCGACGTCCGAGCCAAGGAAGGCATCTTCCTCGGCTTCCAGTACCCCGTGGAGCTTCCAGGGGTGAAGACGGCGCAGTTCCTGCGGACGGCGATCAACGCCATCCGCACATACAAAGGTCAGCCGGAGATCGAGTTCAAGGCCTTCAACCAGCTGCTGAAGGAGAAGTCCAAACTCGTCGAGATGCATCAGGCGATGATCAATCGCTCCGTGAACGAAGGCTTCTCCGGCGGCGAAAAGAAGCGCAACGAGGTCCTGCAGATGGCGATGCTGGAGCCTCTGCTGACGCTCTTGGACGAGCCCGATTCCGGGCTGGACATAGACTCGCTGAAGATCGTGGCCAACGGCGTGAACCAACTACGGAAGCCGGAAAACGCCATCATTCTCGTCACCCACTACCAGCGCCTCCTCAACTATATCACTCCCGATTCCGTGCACGTGCTGATAGATGGGCGCATCGTGAAATCGGGCGGGCGAGAGCTGGCCCTGGAGCTAGAGGCCAAGGGCTACGAAGAGTTCAAGAAGGCCGCCGCCCCGGCGTAA
- the sufD gene encoding Fe-S cluster assembly protein SufD → MTQLLTKERRYQADFAALEERTRSDPAWLHDLRRKAYDRFADLGFPTARRGNEAWKYTSIAPIADARFAIALNGAVPEASPAKLKRAVPWDDAWPRLVFVNGRYAPSLSAPHTHGGELTVQNLADAARSDGAVMEHLASQASFESEAFAALNTAFLQEGAFVKIADGVAAREPVHLIYVTTQSAQAFLSRPRTLVVAGKNAKLAVIESYLGLGHGRAFTNAVTEYVIGDGAQVERSLLLIEGAEAFHVGTAAVRAGRDSSFTSTAVSLGSALARSNTRVSLQAPGASATINGLYVTTGSQHLDVNTDVAHAAPQTTSRQQHRGVLDGTSRSIFAGRVLIPAGSQKADARLVNKNLLLSRGAEVDTKPSMEIFADDVKATHGATAGQLDATALFYLNSRGIAAASARMLLVHGFASEIITSVQTAKLRAFLDRLFTKSLPLSGGKGAA, encoded by the coding sequence ATGACGCAACTGCTCACCAAGGAGAGGCGCTACCAGGCCGACTTCGCTGCCCTCGAAGAGAGGACGCGGAGCGACCCAGCCTGGCTGCACGACCTGCGCCGCAAGGCTTACGATCGCTTTGCCGACCTGGGCTTTCCCACCGCGCGCCGCGGCAACGAAGCCTGGAAATACACCAGCATCGCCCCGATCGCCGATGCGCGCTTCGCCATCGCGCTCAACGGCGCGGTTCCCGAAGCAAGCCCCGCCAAGCTGAAGCGCGCTGTGCCCTGGGACGATGCCTGGCCTAGGCTCGTCTTTGTGAACGGCCGCTACGCCCCCTCGCTCTCCGCGCCGCACACGCACGGCGGCGAACTGACGGTGCAGAACCTGGCCGATGCGGCCCGGAGCGACGGCGCAGTGATGGAGCACCTGGCGAGTCAGGCCTCCTTTGAGTCAGAGGCCTTCGCCGCCCTCAATACGGCCTTCCTTCAAGAGGGCGCGTTCGTCAAGATCGCCGACGGCGTAGCAGCCCGAGAGCCAGTGCACCTCATCTACGTGACCACCCAGAGCGCGCAGGCCTTCCTTTCGCGCCCCAGGACGCTCGTCGTCGCAGGGAAGAACGCCAAGCTCGCCGTCATCGAAAGCTACCTCGGGCTCGGTCACGGTCGCGCCTTCACGAATGCCGTGACCGAGTATGTTATCGGCGATGGCGCGCAGGTCGAACGGTCGCTGCTCTTGATAGAAGGGGCGGAGGCCTTCCACGTCGGCACCGCCGCCGTCCGCGCCGGGCGCGATAGCTCCTTCACCTCCACAGCCGTCTCCCTGGGCTCCGCCCTGGCGCGCAGCAACACCCGCGTCTCGCTCCAAGCTCCAGGGGCAAGCGCCACCATCAACGGGCTGTACGTTACTACGGGCAGCCAGCACTTGGACGTCAACACGGACGTCGCGCACGCGGCACCGCAGACGACCAGCCGCCAGCAGCATCGGGGCGTCCTGGATGGCACGTCCAGGAGCATCTTCGCCGGGCGCGTCCTCATCCCCGCCGGATCGCAGAAGGCAGACGCGCGCCTGGTGAACAAGAACCTCTTGCTCTCCCGCGGCGCCGAAGTGGACACCAAGCCCAGCATGGAGATTTTCGCCGACGACGTGAAGGCGACCCACGGCGCAACGGCAGGCCAGCTGGACGCGACGGCGCTCTTTTATCTGAACAGCCGCGGCATAGCCGCCGCCTCCGCCCGGATGCTCTTGGTCCACGGCTTCGCCTCGGAAATCATCACCAGCGTGCAAACCGCAAAATTGCGCGCCTTCCTGGACCGCCTCTTCACGAAGTCGCTGCCGCTGTCCGGCGGCAAGGGAGCCGCGTAG
- a CDS encoding cysteine desulfurase: MSAARPSPIAAPPKSRAFDLAKSRADFPILKQTVHGKPLVYLDNAATSQKPQSVIDTLVRYYETENANIHRGVHALSQQATEEYEGARTAVRRFLNAASDKEIIFVRGATEGINLVASTYGRATIGQGDEIIITGMEHHSNIVPWQMLCREKGAKLRVIPITNEGELRMDEFERMLSKRTKLVSIVHISNSLGTINPVEKVIALAHSQGVPVLVDGAQSVPHMPIDVRKLDADFFVFSGHKVFGPTGIGVVYGKERHLEAMPPYQGGGDMIRSVTFEKTTYNDLPYKFEAGTPHIEGVIGLGAAIAYLNGMDRQAALAHEHDLLAYSTGRLSEIKGLRIIGRAKEKASLIAFVMDGAHPHDIGTILDSEGIAIRTGHHCTQPVMDRYGIPATARASFAFYNTREEVDALARGILKAREVLRS; this comes from the coding sequence ATGTCCGCCGCACGCCCGTCGCCAATCGCCGCACCGCCGAAGAGCCGCGCCTTCGATCTCGCGAAGAGCCGCGCCGATTTCCCCATCCTCAAGCAGACCGTTCACGGCAAGCCCCTGGTCTACCTGGACAACGCCGCCACCAGCCAGAAGCCCCAATCGGTCATTGACACCCTGGTGCGCTACTACGAGACGGAGAACGCCAACATCCACCGGGGCGTCCACGCCCTGAGCCAACAGGCGACCGAGGAGTACGAAGGGGCGCGCACGGCCGTCCGCAGGTTCCTCAACGCCGCAAGCGATAAGGAGATCATCTTCGTGCGCGGCGCGACCGAGGGCATCAACCTCGTCGCAAGCACCTACGGGCGCGCCACTATCGGCCAGGGCGATGAAATCATCATCACGGGCATGGAGCACCACTCCAACATCGTGCCCTGGCAGATGCTCTGCCGGGAGAAGGGCGCGAAGCTGCGCGTCATCCCCATCACGAATGAGGGCGAACTTCGCATGGACGAGTTCGAGCGCATGCTAAGCAAGCGCACCAAGCTCGTCTCCATCGTCCACATCTCCAACTCCCTGGGGACGATTAACCCCGTCGAAAAGGTCATCGCCCTGGCCCATTCCCAGGGCGTCCCGGTGCTTGTGGACGGCGCGCAGTCGGTCCCGCACATGCCTATTGATGTGCGCAAGCTAGATGCCGATTTCTTCGTCTTCTCGGGACACAAAGTCTTCGGCCCCACGGGCATCGGCGTCGTCTACGGCAAGGAGAGGCACTTGGAGGCCATGCCACCTTACCAGGGCGGCGGCGACATGATCCGCTCCGTGACCTTCGAAAAGACCACCTACAACGACCTGCCCTACAAGTTCGAGGCGGGCACGCCGCACATCGAAGGCGTCATCGGCCTCGGCGCCGCCATCGCCTACCTGAACGGCATGGACCGCCAGGCGGCCCTCGCCCACGAGCACGACCTGCTGGCTTACAGCACCGGGCGGCTTTCGGAGATAAAGGGCCTGCGCATCATCGGCAGGGCCAAGGAAAAAGCCAGCCTCATCGCCTTTGTGATGGATGGCGCGCACCCCCACGATATCGGAACCATCTTGGACAGCGAAGGCATCGCCATCCGCACCGGGCACCATTGCACCCAGCCGGTCATGGACCGCTACGGCATCCCAGCCACGGCACGCGCCTCCTTCGCTTTTTACAACACCAGGGAGGAAGTGGACGCCCTGGCGCGCGGCATCCTGAAGGCTCGCGAGGTGCTTCGCTCGTGA
- a CDS encoding SUF system NifU family Fe-S cluster assembly protein, which yields MTELKELYQEVVLDHNSKPRNFKKIEGADRTTEGYNPLCGDRITLYLKLKNGTVEDVGFQGTGCAISRASASMMTQAVKGKSKVEAERLYQTFHKMITRAHGEDYEADGLGDLEVLAGVADFPARVKCATLSWHTLHNAIEGKDGKASTE from the coding sequence GTGACGGAACTCAAAGAGCTCTACCAAGAGGTGGTGCTGGACCACAACAGCAAGCCTCGCAATTTCAAGAAGATCGAAGGCGCCGACCGGACGACGGAGGGCTACAACCCCCTTTGCGGCGACCGCATCACCCTCTATCTCAAGCTGAAGAACGGCACCGTCGAGGACGTGGGATTCCAAGGAACCGGCTGCGCCATCTCCCGCGCCTCCGCTTCCATGATGACCCAGGCGGTTAAGGGCAAGTCCAAGGTAGAGGCGGAGCGCCTCTACCAGACCTTTCACAAGATGATCACCCGCGCCCACGGCGAAGACTACGAGGCCGACGGCCTCGGCGACCTGGAAGTGCTGGCGGGCGTCGCTGATTTTCCCGCGCGGGTGAAGTGCGCGACCCTTTCGTGGCATACGCTCCACAACGCCATCGAAGGGAAAGACGGGAAGGCCTCGACAGAGTAA
- a CDS encoding Rrf2 family transcriptional regulator, with the protein MHIPVKVDYVVRALVDLAQHTDEGSVRASDIARRQQIPEAFLDRLLHTMSKENFIKSQRGPQGGHSLAMDPKEITLAKVMNVMGGWETLVGCLDDPAACFQSNQCAQRDIWREVDEAVQQILDRTTIAELAQRLAGKAKEPAPSGA; encoded by the coding sequence ATGCACATACCGGTGAAAGTTGACTATGTGGTGCGGGCCCTCGTGGACCTGGCCCAGCATACCGATGAAGGCTCCGTGCGGGCCTCGGACATCGCCCGCCGCCAGCAGATCCCGGAGGCCTTCCTCGACCGGTTGCTCCACACCATGAGCAAGGAGAACTTCATCAAGAGCCAGCGCGGCCCCCAGGGCGGCCATAGCCTGGCTATGGACCCGAAAGAGATCACCCTCGCCAAGGTGATGAACGTCATGGGCGGATGGGAGACCCTCGTCGGCTGCCTCGACGACCCCGCCGCCTGCTTCCAGTCCAACCAGTGCGCCCAGCGGGACATCTGGCGCGAGGTGGACGAGGCCGTCCAGCAGATCCTCGACCGCACCACCATCGCCGAGCTGGCCCAGCGCCTTGCCGGCAAGGCCAAGGAGCCTGCACCCAGCGGAGCGTAG
- the trpS gene encoding tryptophan--tRNA ligase, with amino-acid sequence MTTKKRILTGVRPTGPLHLGHYVGALENWLRLQEQYDCFFLIADYQALSDHIDEIDRIRQSVIEVTLDWLAIGLDPNRNAFVIQSYVPEHAELTMLLSFITPLGRLQRNPTLKSEMEKLRETDLTVGFFNYPVSQIADILLPKAHLVPVGEDQLPHIEMTRDIAAKFNRTYGNVFPEPQAMVGRVGRLVGTDGQAKMSKSLGNCIYLGDDEASVTKRVMSMYTDPTRLRATDPGHVEGNPIFMYHDAFNKNLEEVKDLKDRYVLGKVGDVEVKKKLAKALNDFLGPIRERREYYKSHMDDVRGALMDGTRRAKKIAEQTMQEVRDAMRISTYAS; translated from the coding sequence ATGACGACAAAGAAACGGATACTGACGGGAGTCCGCCCAACGGGGCCACTGCACCTCGGGCACTATGTGGGCGCGCTGGAGAACTGGCTGCGCCTCCAAGAGCAGTACGACTGCTTCTTCCTCATCGCCGATTACCAGGCCCTCTCGGACCACATTGACGAGATAGACCGCATACGCCAATCGGTCATCGAGGTGACGCTGGACTGGCTCGCCATCGGGCTTGACCCGAACAGGAACGCCTTCGTCATCCAGAGCTACGTCCCCGAGCATGCCGAATTGACGATGCTCCTCAGCTTCATCACGCCTCTGGGACGCCTCCAGCGCAACCCGACGCTGAAATCGGAGATGGAGAAGCTGCGGGAGACGGATCTGACCGTCGGCTTCTTCAATTACCCAGTGAGCCAGATCGCGGACATCCTACTGCCCAAGGCGCACCTTGTGCCGGTGGGAGAAGACCAGCTGCCGCATATCGAAATGACACGGGACATCGCCGCCAAGTTCAACCGCACCTACGGGAATGTCTTCCCCGAGCCGCAGGCTATGGTCGGCCGCGTCGGCCGGCTCGTGGGCACCGACGGCCAGGCCAAGATGAGCAAAAGCCTGGGCAACTGCATCTACCTGGGCGACGATGAGGCCTCGGTCACCAAGCGCGTCATGTCCATGTACACCGATCCGACGCGCCTTCGCGCCACGGACCCGGGCCACGTGGAAGGCAACCCCATCTTTATGTACCACGATGCCTTCAACAAGAATCTCGAGGAAGTGAAGGACCTCAAAGACCGCTACGTCCTGGGCAAGGTGGGCGATGTTGAGGTGAAGAAGAAGCTCGCCAAGGCCCTGAACGACTTCCTGGGGCCCATCCGCGAGCGCCGCGAATACTACAAGAGCCACATGGACGATGTCCGCGGCGCTCTGATGGACGGGACACGGCGGGCAAAAAAGATCGCAGAGCAGACGATGCAAGAAGTGCGCGACGCGATGCGCATCAGCACGTACGCGAGTTAA
- the trpE gene encoding anthranilate synthase component I: protein MYYPSLEQVKKMARRGNLVPIYREVLADLETPVSAYLKVADGPYSFLLESVEGGERVARYSFIGANAQKVIRTGVKGSSAAKPARQGKVFTYGKLDPLITIERELARYKPVTVDGLPRFHGGMVGYLAYESVGYFEKLPSPAADALGLPESVFMLADTLIVFDHVKHKMKIVGHVHINGDVNKAYKEAVARIEAVVQKLDKPVERLTRAAKPLPPGKVTSNMTEAQHARTVKRGKEHIVAGDIIQVVLSQRLARKTKAHPFDIYRALRNVNPSPYMFYLDLDDFHLVGASPEMLVRVEGRAVATNPIAGTRRRGKDEAEDKALAEELLADKKERAEHIMLVDLGRNDIGRVSKPGTVVVDQLMDIERFSHVMHIVSRVSGTLKDGMTSYDALRACFPAGTLSGAPKIRAMEIIADLEPSKRGMYGGAVGYFDFSGNMDTCIGLRAMVVKNGTAYVQAGGGIVYDSDPKAEYQETLHKAAAQLRAIDEAEALEQVVSDSGRGARKAVAR from the coding sequence ATGTACTACCCGAGTCTCGAACAAGTGAAAAAGATGGCGCGCCGGGGCAACCTGGTTCCCATCTACCGCGAGGTCCTGGCCGACCTCGAAACGCCCGTCTCCGCCTACCTCAAAGTCGCCGATGGCCCCTATTCCTTCCTCCTGGAGAGCGTCGAAGGCGGCGAGCGCGTGGCCCGCTACAGCTTCATCGGCGCGAATGCCCAAAAGGTGATCCGCACCGGGGTGAAAGGCTCCTCTGCCGCAAAACCTGCTCGGCAAGGCAAGGTCTTCACCTATGGCAAGCTCGACCCGCTCATCACCATTGAAAGGGAGCTTGCCAGGTACAAGCCTGTTACCGTCGACGGCCTGCCGCGCTTCCACGGCGGCATGGTAGGCTACCTTGCCTATGAAAGCGTCGGCTACTTCGAAAAGCTGCCATCACCTGCTGCCGACGCCCTGGGCCTGCCCGAGTCCGTCTTCATGCTGGCGGACACCCTCATCGTCTTCGACCACGTGAAGCACAAGATGAAGATCGTGGGGCACGTCCACATCAACGGCGACGTGAACAAGGCCTACAAAGAGGCCGTCGCCCGCATCGAAGCAGTCGTCCAGAAGCTGGACAAGCCTGTGGAACGGCTCACGCGCGCGGCGAAGCCCCTTCCGCCCGGCAAAGTCACCTCCAACATGACGGAGGCGCAACACGCCAGGACAGTCAAGCGCGGCAAGGAGCACATCGTCGCGGGAGATATCATCCAGGTCGTCCTTTCCCAGCGGCTGGCGCGCAAGACCAAGGCGCACCCTTTCGATATCTACCGGGCCCTGCGCAACGTGAACCCATCGCCCTACATGTTCTACCTCGACCTCGATGACTTCCACCTCGTCGGCGCATCGCCGGAGATGCTCGTGCGCGTCGAAGGCCGTGCCGTCGCCACCAACCCCATCGCCGGGACCCGGAGGCGCGGCAAGGATGAGGCCGAGGACAAGGCCCTCGCTGAAGAGCTCCTCGCCGACAAGAAAGAGCGCGCCGAGCACATCATGCTGGTAGACCTAGGGCGGAACGATATCGGCCGCGTCAGCAAGCCCGGCACCGTCGTCGTTGACCAGCTCATGGATATCGAGCGCTTCTCCCACGTTATGCACATCGTCTCCCGCGTCAGCGGCACATTGAAGGACGGCATGACCTCCTACGATGCCCTACGCGCCTGCTTCCCGGCCGGGACGCTCTCCGGCGCGCCCAAGATCCGCGCCATGGAGATCATCGCCGATCTTGAGCCCAGCAAGCGCGGCATGTACGGCGGCGCCGTCGGCTACTTCGATTTCTCGGGCAACATGGACACCTGCATCGGCCTGCGCGCCATGGTGGTCAAGAATGGCACCGCCTATGTGCAGGCCGGCGGCGGCATTGTGTACGATAGCGACCCCAAGGCCGAATACCAGGAGACGCTGCATAAGGCGGCGGCCCAGCTTCGCGCGATAGACGAAGCGGAGGCCCTGGAGCAAGTCGTCTCGGATAGCGGCAGAGGCGCAAGGAAGGCGGTGGCGCGATGA
- a CDS encoding SDR family oxidoreductase, translated as MKLAGRTALVTGGSRGIGRGIALALAHGGASIAISYRKEEAAANEVVKAVQGLGRQAIAVKADVTEQAAVESLVGATVAAFGKLDILVNNAGIASRGSSLADTDASEMKRLLDTHIMGAFYACKAALPHLRKNPRSDIYFISSMSPHMAPAGHGPYATAKAGLEVMAKVMAMEELKNNVRVNTIAAGVVDTEMGRRLVKYTLGDEMGKLNQKFPFGRVCTPEDVGNLIAFLASNEGGYVSGHTIFLDGGDPAGVAKE; from the coding sequence ATGAAGCTCGCAGGAAGAACGGCGCTCGTCACAGGCGGCTCGCGCGGCATCGGGCGAGGCATCGCCCTCGCCCTGGCGCACGGCGGCGCGAGCATCGCTATCAGTTATCGCAAGGAAGAGGCGGCGGCGAACGAGGTGGTTAAAGCCGTCCAGGGCCTTGGTCGCCAGGCCATCGCCGTCAAGGCCGATGTCACGGAGCAGGCCGCCGTCGAAAGCCTCGTCGGTGCGACGGTGGCGGCCTTCGGCAAGCTGGATATCCTCGTCAACAACGCCGGCATCGCCTCCCGCGGCAGCAGCCTGGCCGACACCGACGCGTCCGAGATGAAACGCCTCCTGGACACTCACATCATGGGCGCCTTCTACGCCTGCAAGGCAGCCTTGCCGCACTTACGCAAGAACCCCCGGAGCGATATCTACTTCATCTCCTCCATGAGCCCCCACATGGCCCCGGCGGGCCACGGGCCCTACGCCACGGCCAAGGCGGGGCTGGAAGTCATGGCCAAGGTGATGGCCATGGAAGAGCTGAAGAACAACGTTCGCGTCAACACCATCGCGGCAGGCGTTGTGGACACAGAGATGGGCCGCCGCCTGGTGAAATATACCCTCGGCGACGAGATGGGCAAGCTGAACCAGAAGTTCCCCTTCGGGCGAGTCTGCACCCCGGAAGATGTCGGCAACCTCATCGCCTTCCTCGCCTCGAACGAAGGCGGCTACGTCTCGGGTCACACCATCTTTCTGGATGGCGGCGATCCCGCAGGCGTGGCCAAGGAGTAA
- a CDS encoding aminodeoxychorismate/anthranilate synthase component II: MILLIDNYDSFTYNLYQYLCELGEEVRVARNDKITIAQIERLKPDHIVISPGPGAPKDAGVSNAAIRTFAGRVPILGVCLGHQCIGEVYGATVAGAGEIVHGKTSQVMHDGKGLFKGLPNPFEAIRYHSLAIQPETVPDCLEVTAKSDSGVIMGVRHKGLLIEGVQFHPESILTTVGKDLLRNFLAMGKGAPRPQTVKVSAQAERPKAKAASA, translated from the coding sequence ATGATCCTCCTCATAGACAACTACGATAGCTTCACCTACAACCTCTACCAGTATCTCTGCGAGCTTGGCGAAGAAGTCCGCGTAGCGCGCAACGATAAGATCACCATCGCGCAGATCGAACGGCTGAAGCCCGACCACATCGTCATCTCACCAGGCCCCGGCGCGCCCAAGGATGCCGGCGTCTCCAACGCGGCCATCCGCACCTTCGCCGGGCGCGTCCCCATCCTTGGCGTCTGCCTCGGCCACCAGTGCATCGGCGAGGTCTACGGCGCGACGGTGGCGGGCGCGGGCGAAATCGTCCACGGCAAGACCTCCCAGGTCATGCACGATGGCAAGGGCCTTTTCAAGGGCTTGCCGAACCCCTTCGAAGCCATCCGCTACCACTCCCTTGCCATCCAGCCTGAGACCGTCCCCGATTGCCTTGAGGTCACCGCAAAGAGCGATAGCGGCGTCATCATGGGCGTCCGACACAAAGGGCTTCTCATCGAAGGCGTCCAGTTTCACCCTGAATCCATCCTCACTACAGTCGGCAAAGACCTCCTGCGCAATTTCCTGGCGATGGGCAAAGGCGCGCCGCGACCCCAGACGGTAAAGGTTTCGGCCCAGGCCGAAAGGCCCAAGGCAAAGGCGGCATCGGCATGA